A DNA window from candidate division KSB1 bacterium contains the following coding sequences:
- a CDS encoding ABC transporter ATP-binding protein: MLKVIDLETGYGNKQIINGISLEVNKGEIVAMIGHNGAGKSTLLKAIFGLLPVWKGAVQYKGKAIQNRPALANVKQGLSFLLQGNRVFTELTVRENLEIGGYLLSGKNQLQARIEEMFQLFPKLRERWRQNAGTLSGGEQQMLALGNALMLRPQLLLLDEPSLGLAPQNLRAMFEMIRQINQTFGTAFLIVEQKVHQVLAIADRAYILKLGQISDHGRAQELLEGDRLRKAFL, from the coding sequence ATGCTTAAAGTCATCGATCTGGAAACCGGCTACGGGAACAAGCAGATCATCAACGGCATTTCACTGGAAGTGAACAAGGGCGAAATTGTCGCGATGATTGGCCATAACGGCGCCGGCAAATCGACATTGTTAAAAGCGATTTTCGGATTGCTGCCGGTGTGGAAAGGCGCGGTGCAATATAAGGGCAAGGCAATTCAAAATCGGCCAGCGCTTGCCAATGTGAAGCAGGGCCTATCCTTTTTATTGCAAGGCAATCGTGTTTTCACGGAATTAACGGTACGAGAGAATCTCGAAATCGGCGGCTATCTGCTGTCCGGCAAAAACCAGTTGCAGGCGCGGATCGAAGAGATGTTTCAGCTTTTTCCCAAGCTGCGCGAACGCTGGCGGCAAAATGCGGGAACCTTGAGCGGCGGTGAGCAGCAGATGCTGGCCTTGGGCAATGCGCTGATGCTGCGGCCGCAGTTGTTGCTGCTCGACGAGCCCTCTTTGGGGCTGGCGCCGCAGAACCTGCGCGCGATGTTTGAGATGATCAGGCAGATCAATCAAACTTTCGGCACGGCTTTTCTCATTGTCGAGCAAAAGGTGCATCAAGTTTTGGCGATTGCCGACCGCGCCTATATTTTGAAGCTGGGACAGATTAGCGATCATGGCCGCGCGCAAGAGCTTTTGGAGGGAGATCGCTTACGAAAGGCGTTTTTGTGA
- a CDS encoding branched-chain amino acid ABC transporter permease, whose product MNLIAAMAMAGIVAAVVAFPSLRIHDDYLVIATFGFQMILFSIFNNWVSLTRGPLGIPGIPQPKIFGIAVMSHVGFLILTGLLALLVYQFARRLVNSPFGRVLKAIREDEIFAQALGKNVIRYKILVFVIGGALAAIAGTLYAHYVTFIDPTSFTILESIFMISIVIVGGAGSLVGSIVGAAVLIVIPEMLRFLGMPNAIAANMRQIIYGALLVVMMMFRPKGLVGKYELK is encoded by the coding sequence CTGAATCTCATCGCGGCCATGGCGATGGCGGGCATAGTCGCGGCAGTGGTGGCTTTCCCTTCCTTGCGCATTCACGATGATTATCTGGTGATCGCCACCTTTGGCTTTCAGATGATCCTGTTCAGCATTTTTAACAATTGGGTGTCGCTCACGCGCGGGCCGTTGGGAATTCCAGGCATTCCGCAGCCCAAGATTTTCGGAATCGCCGTTATGTCACACGTTGGCTTTCTGATTTTGACCGGTCTTTTGGCGCTGCTGGTTTATCAATTTGCGCGACGCCTGGTCAATTCGCCATTTGGCCGCGTGCTCAAGGCCATTCGCGAGGATGAGATTTTCGCGCAGGCACTGGGCAAAAATGTTATCCGCTATAAAATTCTCGTCTTCGTCATCGGTGGCGCACTTGCGGCAATTGCCGGAACGCTTTATGCCCATTATGTGACCTTCATCGACCCCACCAGTTTTACCATTCTCGAATCGATTTTCATGATTTCGATTGTGATCGTCGGCGGCGCCGGCAGTCTCGTCGGTTCGATCGTCGGGGCGGCAGTGTTGATCGTCATTCCGGAGATGCTGCGTTTTCTCGGCATGCCGAATGCGATTGCGGCGAACATGCGGCAGATCATTTATGGCGCGCTGCTGGTGGTCATGATGATGTTTCGGCCCAAGGGATTGGTCGGTAAGTATGAATTAAAATAA
- the tnpB gene encoding IS66 family insertion sequence element accessory protein TnpB (TnpB, as the term is used for proteins encoded by IS66 family insertion elements, is considered an accessory protein, since TnpC, encoded by a neighboring gene, is a DDE family transposase.), whose translation MFASIEKYLASGLSQKAFCRQENLALPTLSRSANMFPITAHFKFYLHAQATDMRKSFDGLSGVVATVLGRDPTSGDVYVFVNRRRDRLKLLVWDRTGFWLFYKRLEQGTFQLPRHAAEAAALELPYDQLVMMLEGIDLASIKKRWPIFVRRSNDLANISLSVKIYFY comes from the coding sequence ATGTTCGCCTCTATTGAAAAGTATCTCGCCAGCGGCCTTTCCCAAAAAGCTTTTTGCAGGCAAGAGAATCTCGCCTTGCCCACCTTGTCGCGATCGGCGAACATGTTCCCGATTACCGCCCATTTTAAATTCTATCTCCATGCCCAGGCCACCGACATGCGCAAAAGCTTCGATGGCCTCTCGGGCGTGGTCGCCACCGTGCTTGGGCGCGATCCCACCAGCGGCGATGTCTATGTGTTCGTCAACCGCCGGCGTGATCGCCTGAAGCTTTTGGTATGGGATCGTACCGGCTTCTGGCTTTTTTACAAACGCCTGGAGCAAGGCACCTTTCAATTGCCGCGCCATGCGGCGGAAGCGGCGGCGCTCGAATTGCCCTACGACCAGCTCGTGATGATGCTGGAAGGCATCGATCTGGCTTCGATTAAAAAACGGTGGCCCATCTTCGTGCGTCGCAGCAATGATCTTGCTAATATAAGTTTAAGCGTTAAAATTTATTTTTATTAA
- a CDS encoding ABC transporter ATP-binding protein, with protein sequence MNQNILTVENLSKTFDGLRAVDDFSFVVAKGRIVSLIGPNGAGKTTVFNIITGFLAADGGEVFYQGKQTNGLPAYQIAQRGMARTFQDLRLIKSLPVIENIILARPQQSGEHFLSAVMRRKKLLHEEARNRQKALELLEFVGLADKQNNLAGALSYGQQKLLTLACCLAMEADLLLLDEPVSGVHPDMIAKMLSLITQLAAAGKTILFIEHNIEAVMQVADHVVVMDAGRKIAEGPPQMIKDNPEILEAYLE encoded by the coding sequence ATGAATCAAAACATTCTAACCGTTGAAAATCTTTCCAAGACTTTTGATGGATTGAGAGCGGTCGATGATTTTTCCTTTGTGGTTGCCAAGGGCAGGATCGTTAGCCTGATCGGCCCGAATGGGGCGGGCAAGACAACGGTTTTTAATATCATCACTGGATTTCTGGCGGCGGATGGCGGGGAGGTTTTCTATCAAGGCAAACAAACGAATGGGCTTCCGGCTTATCAGATCGCCCAACGCGGGATGGCGCGGACGTTTCAGGATTTACGGCTGATTAAAAGCTTGCCGGTCATTGAAAATATTATTTTGGCGCGACCGCAACAAAGCGGCGAGCATTTTCTTTCGGCGGTGATGCGGCGAAAAAAGCTGCTGCATGAGGAGGCGCGAAACCGGCAGAAGGCGCTGGAGCTTTTGGAATTCGTCGGGCTCGCCGACAAACAAAATAATTTGGCCGGCGCGCTTTCTTATGGACAGCAAAAGCTGCTCACGCTGGCCTGCTGTCTGGCGATGGAGGCGGATTTGCTTCTATTGGATGAGCCGGTGTCGGGCGTGCATCCGGACATGATTGCGAAGATGTTGTCGCTCATCACCCAACTCGCCGCTGCCGGAAAAACGATTTTGTTTATCGAACATAATATCGAGGCGGTGATGCAAGTTGCCGATCACGTGGTGGTGATGGACGCCGGCCGCAAGATTGCCGAAGGCCCGCCGCAAATGATCAAAGACAATCCGGAAATTTTGGAAGCGTATCTGGAGTAA